The window TGATGGTTATGAAGCCGCCGCCCGCATTGGTCTCGCTCATAACACTCTCCATTTTTGTTTGGCGATATTCATTATCGCGATATCTTTTTCTAGCGCGCATCGCCGCACCAGTCAAGATAATATTTATCGCGATATCTATTTGCGCGGAGCCACAGACTGTCATACCTTCGTCGCAAGCGGCCGCTCCGCGCCGCGCAAAGGGAACCGCCGGCCGTGCACCGTCCGCTCGACAAACACTTCTGCTTCACGCTTTACGCCACCAGTATGGCGATCACGCGAACCTATAAACCGATGCTCGACGACCTCGGCATCACCTATCCGCAGTATCTGATGCTGACGGCGCTGGCCGAGCAAAACGGAATGACCATCGGCGCCATCGCCGCCCGGCTAGGGCTCGAGTCGAGCACGGTGACACCGCCAGTGAAGCGGCTGGAACAAGCGGGTTTCGTTCAGCGCAAGCGTAGCACTACCGACGAACGGCAGGTGACCGTGCAGCTCACCGTTGCCGGCCGCACGTTGCTCACAAAGTGCCAATGTCTCGGCGATACGCTGATCGAGAATGCGGGCGTCAGCGAAAGCCAACTCGCGAGCCTCAAC of the Undibacter mobilis genome contains:
- a CDS encoding MarR family winged helix-turn-helix transcriptional regulator; this translates as MHRPLDKHFCFTLYATSMAITRTYKPMLDDLGITYPQYLMLTALAEQNGMTIGAIAARLGLESSTVTPPVKRLEQAGFVQRKRSTTDERQVTVQLTVAGRTLLTKCQCLGDTLIENAGVSESQLASLNRQLQKIHRTLCDKLDAGSRR